The Pontibacter sp. SGAir0037 DNA segment TTCTATCATTATTACCAGGCAGCAAGACTACCAGGTAGAAGACTGTGTTGTAGTGCATTCTGTTGAAGAGGCACTGGCAAAAGCAAAAGAACTCGATGAGCGGGCCAGTATTATAGGAGGAGCAGAAATCTACAGGCAGGCTTTACCTTTTACAGACACTGTTTACCTGACCCGCCTGCACCATACTTTTGAAGGCGACACGTTTTTCCCGGAGCTGCCGGCAGAAGATTGGCAACAGGTAGCAGAAGCGTTTCACGAACCGGATGAGAAAAATAAGTATAGCTATAGCTTTATTGAATTAAAACGAAGAAAATAAACCCACCGTCCACAAAAAAGGAGCACTGATTTAGTGCTCCTTTTTTGTGGTAGCCATTGGGGCTGGCTTACCTCAGAATGTATAACTTGCCGTAACCGTTCTTAAATGCTTTATCGCCATAGCTGTTGCGGTGCTTCATTTCTTCCTCACCATCCAGCTTGCTCATCACCACACGGTACAGGTATACACCATTGGCTAATTTATCGCCATAAGTATCAGTTCCATCCCAGGCATATTCCGTTTTGTTATTCCCGATCCGGATTGGCCCCAACTCTTCTTTTTCAATCTCCTTTACTACTTTGCCTGTTACTGTCAGGATCTGAATTTTGAGGTTGTCTGGCACAGTACTTCCTGTTAAAGTAAAGATGAACTGTGTTTTGGTAGAGAAAGGATTGGGGAATGGATAGAAATTTGTGACGCTTGCCTGGTTCTCTACCTCAAAGCCGATCTGGTAAGGCGATATTCCAGATGCTTTTCCTGCTACATCTTTAGCCCGTACAACCAGACTATACTTACCGTCTGCCAGCTTCGCAGGCTTATACTCTACTCTAAAGTCGTTTTTCTCATCAGCCGGAAAATAACGGACTTCCTGGTCATTACTCATCAGGTTTACCTCCTGCTCCTGCCCCTCCGGATTTATTAAAATAACCGACATGCCGGCAGGATCCTGTAAAAAAGTCTCCTTATGTTCATCTTTAACGGTAATACTTACCAGCGGGCTTGGCGACACTAAATCACCATCCATAATGTGCAGGCCATCAAAAGCTACATCAAGGATTGGGTGAAGCAGCGCCTTTACTTTGAACGGCACTTCATAAACGTTATTAAAATACTGCTGCTCAGCCTGCGCGCGTGGGTTCACAAACATACTTAGCTTATAGCTTCCACTTAAGTTTAATGTACTCAGGCTATAGCTAAAATTAGCCGTTTTATACGCATCAAGCGGTGCAATTTTAAAAGAAGCCACTGTACGTTGTATGCCGTCTCCTGTTAGGGTCACCTCTACCAGAATAGAATCTTTAAAAGCGAATGAGGTAATGTTCTGGAAAGCCATTGGCAGGGTAATCAACCCCTTCTTATTTGCCTGGTCTGTTAAAATCTGTTCACTCACCTCTACCAGGTCAGGGCGTATAACACCTTCTGGCGCTGCATTATAGTATACCAGCCATTGCTTTAACTGTGGCGAAGTACGGTCAGCTGAGTCTGACAGAGCAACTGAAAGCTGGATAGAAGGATAAACCTTGGCATCAATACCGGACAGATCGAAAGTTTTACCTGTTATTTCAGGCTGTAGCACGACCTGCTGACCAGCAGGTGTTATACCTAAAAGGCTTAGCTTGTACTTATCATCCAGGCTTGTACGCTCCACATGATGGTGCAGCGTTCCCCAGCTTTCTGCCGGACCTATCAAAGTAGAAGTAAGCGTACCAGCCTGCTTTCTGGACCTGATCGTTGATTTCAATAAAATAGCTTTTGTTAGCGCATTCGAGGTCTCCAGTTCCAGGGCCGAAAGTTCATCAGCAGTACCTGCGGCCGCACCTTTTTTACCGACAATAGCATAAGGGTACCCATTTTTAAGGTTATCTATCATAGCAGCACCAATAGCTTTGAAGGCATCTTTCTGAGAAGTTGTAAAGCTTGCAAAAGGAACACTGTTAATGCTGATAGCCGCCACATAATATCCTGCCGGCACTGCTTTTAAAAATGTTTCTATCTTAGCTCTGTTCCCAGCGTTATTCAGATCACCAAACTCATACAGATGTGGTTCTAGGGAACAGGCATAAGCCGGGATTAGGTTTTCCACCATTTTCAAGGTTTTAGGCTCTATCACCACCATATACATACGCGGTGTAGCAGAGGCGGCTGGATCAGAGCACCAATACTCAATTACGGGTTTTCCGTCTACCACCAGACCGTAAGCTGGGGTAGAATACCGGATGTTTCCGCCTACAGTCCGTATTTCAATATTGGATACCAAGGGGCTGAACTGCCAGTTCAGGTTTTGTTTGCCTTCATTACTGATATCGGCAGTTGTTGCCTTATCGAATTGGCCATAGTGACTCTGTGACCAGCCATTGCTTGCGCCTGGTATATACCGGAACGAGTTCGAAGCCCATAAGGTATCCTCACCTGCCTCATAATACTGAAAACGCGCTCTCCAGTAATAGACTGTGCTATCACGATCGGAACCAACAGCAGGTAATGAGAGCTCCCAGGTAGGCAGCAAAGCGTTTTCTACGATATGTGTTCTTTTCAAACTACTGTTGAAATGCTGCGTTGTGTCCAGTTCAAAATAAACGCCCTGCCTGTCGCTCCGGGCTGCTGTGGCCTGCACTATTAGCTTTACATCCTTCGAACCCACTATACTGTAGGCAGAAGGACTTAGTGCCGTAAGTCCGCTCGCAGGAAAGTAATGCTGAAACCGCCCGGTATTATTACCTTCATTCAGTTCTGCAATGCTATTGTCATCATCCAGCGTGATTTCAAAGAAATTCATGCCCAGTGCCTCTATGCCGGTATTACTTAGCTTCAGTTGCAGAGCCGTTTCATATATGATAGGTTTTACCTTTATCACCTGCGGAGCCAGCACCGTGTTATCGGCCAGTGTACGCACCACAGATACACGCACAGAATCTGTAATGGCCTTGCCATAATTTACACCGGTTAATGTCACATAAAATTCAGCGGACGTGGCCGTAACAGCCGTATCATCAACGGGAGCAACATCCATGCTGTTTTCCTGCACCAGGTAATCAGGCTTGGCTGGCGAGGCAAACCTGACAGCCGGGTCGCCCTGCAGCACCATCTCCATCACCATAGCCGTTGCCAGATCACTGGATGCAGAAGCTTTTACTCTCCTGATCACCTCCTGTTGAATTAACCCGATAGGCTTTCCGTAGAAGTTTACATCCTGAAAAGCCAGGTTGTACAAGTGCTGACTATACATATTCAGGAAGTTAGGATAACCAGCTTCCACGTGTGCTATAAAACTGATAGCACCTCTATCCGGTGTTTTAACCCAGTCTTCTCCGAAAGAGACACTCGATGGCACAAAAATATTACCTGCACTGCACCCATTCATCAGCATGATCGGGTACTTCCCTTTGTTGGAGTAACCATTGATCGCATTTGAGGCCAGCCCGATGTCTAAATCAGTAGCACCAGGTGCGCTATGCCCGAAGAAAGTAACCAACGAAACACCTTTGTTTATTTCATCCGAAACATTTATGTTTTCAACCACTTCGCTTATGTTCTTCCTTGTCTTCCGGATGATATTCGCGCCAAAATAAGGCCCTTGAGCTATGCCTTCGTAAGCGCTCAGGTAAGAGGCCAGCAGGTTTATTTCCTCT contains these protein-coding regions:
- a CDS encoding dihydrofolate reductase, producing MIAIVVAIAENNVIGKDNQLIWHLPADLRHFKQLTLGHPIIMGRKTFESIGKPLPGRTSIIITRQQDYQVEDCVVVHSVEEALAKAKELDERASIIGGAEIYRQALPFTDTVYLTRLHHTFEGDTFFPELPAEDWQQVAEAFHEPDEKNKYSYSFIELKRRK
- a CDS encoding C25 family cysteine peptidase — encoded protein: MSQYRFFRHFIFVVTLLLAFGTLGKVQAQSTYGNEWINHSQTYYKIRVFSDGLHRLNYTYLDSLGLKGVDPRHFQIFRKGKQLAIYVAGEEDGKLDQQDFIEFFGEKNNGALDKEMYKDPKHQIHQLRSIYTDTAAYFLTFSAAGGKRMRVANTVSAGRTAEPYHIQKAATVFFDAFYRGKKYEENMMPWLDLGQGYVGSTSRNPKSWNLDNIINLETTGFKPQLAISVYTRNNIIHNASVNLLPATGGSRLLSRYTFDGFGFEVSKFPVEFSEISSAGRLVVQTVPDYYAPSTENQFSLAHGIVTFPQKSIVTGNHMQFYTDSARTLNPYYEFTGATAATVAYDITDEGNITRIAGVAVGSKFGYAIAAEDGKSHRVLLANTSRAIRPKVARTSPVKFRTIQPEAFNYIVLTNKILMQAAGESTLPAPKEYAAYRASEAGGSYDTLLVFVDDLVNQFHYGDFSSNAISRFLKFMSSTPRAKQMLILGKGVEFDRINYRNTASRALDLVPTAGIPGSDVMFSADFRNNSFVPAVPTGRLSVTTPLEIVQYLNKVKEYEAVPLGEKWQKNILHLGGGKKTEEINLLASYLSAYEGIAQGPYFGANIIRKTRKNISEVVENINVSDEINKGVSLVTFFGHSAPGATDLDIGLASNAINGYSNKGKYPIMLMNGCSAGNIFVPSSVSFGEDWVKTPDRGAISFIAHVEAGYPNFLNMYSQHLYNLAFQDVNFYGKPIGLIQQEVIRRVKASASSDLATAMVMEMVLQGDPAVRFASPAKPDYLVQENSMDVAPVDDTAVTATSAEFYVTLTGVNYGKAITDSVRVSVVRTLADNTVLAPQVIKVKPIIYETALQLKLSNTGIEALGMNFFEITLDDDNSIAELNEGNNTGRFQHYFPASGLTALSPSAYSIVGSKDVKLIVQATAARSDRQGVYFELDTTQHFNSSLKRTHIVENALLPTWELSLPAVGSDRDSTVYYWRARFQYYEAGEDTLWASNSFRYIPGASNGWSQSHYGQFDKATTADISNEGKQNLNWQFSPLVSNIEIRTVGGNIRYSTPAYGLVVDGKPVIEYWCSDPAASATPRMYMVVIEPKTLKMVENLIPAYACSLEPHLYEFGDLNNAGNRAKIETFLKAVPAGYYVAAISINSVPFASFTTSQKDAFKAIGAAMIDNLKNGYPYAIVGKKGAAAGTADELSALELETSNALTKAILLKSTIRSRKQAGTLTSTLIGPAESWGTLHHHVERTSLDDKYKLSLLGITPAGQQVVLQPEITGKTFDLSGIDAKVYPSIQLSVALSDSADRTSPQLKQWLVYYNAAPEGVIRPDLVEVSEQILTDQANKKGLITLPMAFQNITSFAFKDSILVEVTLTGDGIQRTVASFKIAPLDAYKTANFSYSLSTLNLSGSYKLSMFVNPRAQAEQQYFNNVYEVPFKVKALLHPILDVAFDGLHIMDGDLVSPSPLVSITVKDEHKETFLQDPAGMSVILINPEGQEQEVNLMSNDQEVRYFPADEKNDFRVEYKPAKLADGKYSLVVRAKDVAGKASGISPYQIGFEVENQASVTNFYPFPNPFSTKTQFIFTLTGSTVPDNLKIQILTVTGKVVKEIEKEELGPIRIGNNKTEYAWDGTDTYGDKLANGVYLYRVVMSKLDGEEEMKHRNSYGDKAFKNGYGKLYILR